The Geotalea uraniireducens Rf4 genome window below encodes:
- a CDS encoding CARDB domain-containing protein — MGYHWGNLKKLPLQLLTIILLIVSLTVAAGSIAQPACAAMSSVTWTTQPDFENNASTTNTPTTRVNIDTTTVSGDVKIGIPKDLLSTATIINNTSNNKVYTIGAERNSVAVINATTKELLPSIPLPAQPSGAVYNSVNNKLYVGYYNDNKVSVIDCVTDTVIATVTVGNGANAALYNPTNNKVYIANMTDQTVSVLDGISDTVIATVQVIAGPYTASYNLATNKVYLTNKFNNVVSVIDGASNQVEKSLEIEPVVSMLSGLRVTGVAPFDKAHLSWNYDELTTGQKIQFQVRTAQDLTSLESAQYLGPDGSADTWYDLTTSGATTVDGPVVNGIQTKTTSIDLNIQYAHVAELRLKLSSSDMTTPVLHAVTLAYESYTDLEITDVSGPATGVIGNSVTISTTAFNKGTDSATAFKIGIYLDDLKGTSCYLGERTVTSLAPKTPDTGSITVIIPTACKTGDYYLKAIADYTNLVVEGDETNNTKLGNNITISSVQPDLVVKNVSGTVSGGKLTYSVTIQNRGINAAGNYAFPTAIYISSDAAITTSDYLIDANYAHIPGNSEVILTGTRSVPPNLPPGNYYIGAYADYTNQVPEFDETNNSLAGNQPYINNDLIVTAVSGTVANGKVTYSVTVKNVGNGVAGNYAFPTAIYISSDAAITTSDYLIDANYAHIPGNSEVILTGTRSVPPNLPPGNYYIGAYADYTNQVPESDETNNSLAGNQPYINNDLIVTAVSGTVANGKVTYSVTVKNVGNGVAGNYAFPTAIYISSDAAITTSDYLIDANWTNIPGNSEVVLTGTRSVPPNLPPGNYYIGAYADYTNQVPESDETNNSLAGNQPYINNDLIVTAVSGTVANGKVTYSVTVKNVGNGVAGNYAFPTAIYISSDAAITTSDYLIDANWANIPGNSEVVLTGTRSVPPNLPPGNYYIGAYADYTNQVPESDETNNSLAGNPVIM; from the coding sequence ATGGGTTATCATTGGGGAAATTTAAAAAAATTACCGTTACAGCTACTGACAATTATCCTGCTAATTGTCAGCCTAACGGTAGCAGCCGGCAGTATTGCGCAACCGGCGTGTGCAGCAATGTCATCAGTAACATGGACAACTCAACCAGATTTTGAAAACAATGCTTCTACGACAAACACTCCTACAACGCGCGTAAACATTGACACCACAACAGTTTCTGGTGATGTGAAAATCGGCATTCCGAAGGATTTGTTGAGCACTGCGACGATCATCAATAACACTTCGAACAACAAAGTCTATACCATTGGGGCGGAAAGGAACTCCGTCGCCGTCATTAACGCAACGACGAAAGAGTTGCTTCCTTCGATACCATTACCGGCGCAACCTTCGGGAGCTGTTTACAATTCAGTAAATAACAAGCTCTATGTGGGATACTACAACGACAACAAGGTGTCGGTCATCGACTGTGTCACTGATACGGTAATTGCAACCGTGACCGTTGGCAATGGCGCCAATGCTGCTCTTTACAACCCGACCAACAACAAGGTCTACATCGCCAACATGACCGACCAGACGGTTTCCGTTCTCGACGGGATCAGTGATACCGTCATTGCAACGGTGCAGGTGATTGCTGGCCCTTACACCGCATCCTATAACTTGGCCACCAACAAGGTCTACCTGACCAACAAATTCAACAATGTCGTGTCGGTCATTGACGGGGCGTCGAACCAGGTTGAGAAATCACTGGAGATCGAGCCGGTGGTGAGCATGCTCAGTGGGCTCCGGGTCACCGGGGTCGCCCCTTTCGACAAGGCGCATCTTTCCTGGAACTACGACGAGCTTACAACTGGTCAGAAAATCCAGTTTCAGGTCAGAACCGCTCAAGACTTGACCTCCCTTGAAAGTGCCCAGTACCTGGGACCCGATGGCAGCGCCGACACATGGTACGACCTCACAACCTCCGGTGCAACTACGGTCGACGGACCCGTGGTCAACGGCATCCAAACCAAAACCACGAGCATTGATTTGAATATCCAGTACGCTCATGTTGCGGAACTGCGATTAAAGCTTTCATCAAGCGACATGACAACTCCGGTACTCCATGCCGTAACCCTGGCTTACGAATCGTATACTGATCTGGAAATCACCGATGTCAGCGGTCCTGCAACGGGGGTGATCGGTAATTCTGTTACAATATCCACCACTGCATTCAACAAAGGGACTGACTCAGCCACTGCTTTCAAAATTGGGATTTATCTCGACGATTTGAAAGGGACGAGCTGCTATTTGGGTGAAAGAACCGTCACATCTCTTGCTCCGAAGACACCTGATACCGGCAGCATCACAGTAATTATTCCAACGGCTTGCAAGACTGGCGATTACTATTTGAAGGCTATTGCTGATTACACAAATCTTGTTGTAGAAGGGGATGAAACTAATAATACCAAACTGGGGAATAATATAACAATCTCCTCCGTACAGCCCGACTTGGTGGTGAAGAATGTTTCAGGTACTGTCAGCGGCGGGAAGCTGACGTATTCTGTAACGATACAAAATCGAGGCATAAATGCTGCCGGAAATTACGCTTTCCCTACCGCCATCTATATCTCCTCTGACGCTGCCATAACTACCAGTGATTATCTTATCGACGCAAATTATGCCCATATTCCTGGCAACAGCGAAGTCATTCTTACCGGAACCCGCTCGGTCCCGCCAAATCTACCGCCAGGAAACTACTACATCGGCGCCTATGCAGACTACACCAATCAAGTCCCAGAGTTTGATGAGACTAACAACTCCCTTGCTGGCAACCAGCCATATATCAACAACGACCTCATTGTAACCGCCGTGTCTGGCACCGTGGCGAACGGCAAAGTAACCTATTCAGTGACTGTTAAAAATGTCGGTAACGGTGTGGCCGGAAATTACGCTTTTCCTACCGCCATCTATATCTCCTCTGACGCTGCCATAACTACCAGTGATTATCTTATCGACGCAAATTATGCCCATATTCCTGGCAACAGCGAAGTCATTCTTACCGGAACCCGCTCGGTCCCGCCAAATCTACCGCCAGGAAACTACTACATCGGCGCCTATGCAGACTACACCAATCAAGTCCCCGAGTCCGATGAGACTAACAACTCCCTTGCTGGCAACCAGCCATATATCAACAACGACCTCATTGTAACCGCCGTGTCTGGCACCGTGGCGAACGGCAAAGTAACCTATTCAGTGACTGTTAAAAATGTCGGTAACGGTGTGGCCGGAAATTACGCTTTTCCTACCGCCATCTATATCTCCTCTGACGCTGCCATAACTACCAGTGATTATCTTATCGACGCAAATTGGACCAATATTCCTGGCAACAGTGAAGTCGTTCTTACCGGAACCCGCTCGGTCCCGCCAAATCTACCGCCCGGAAACTATTACATCGGCGCCTATGCGGACTACACCAATCAAGTCCCCGAGTCCGATGAGACTAACAACTCCCTTGCTGGCAACCAGCCATATATCAACAATGACCTCATTGTAACCGCCGTGTCTGGCACCGTGGCGAACGGCAAAGTAACCTATTCAGTGACTGTTAAAAATGTCGGTAACGGTGTGGCCGGAAATTACGCTTTTCCAACCGCCATCTATATCTCCTCTGACGCTGCCATAACTACCAGTGATTATCTTATCGACGCAAATTGGGCCAATATTCCTGGCAACAGTGAAGTCGTTCTTACCGGAACCCGCTCGGTCCCGCCAAATCTACCGCCCGGAAACTATTACATCGGCGCCTATGCGGACTACACCAATCAAGTCCCCGAGTCCGATGAGACTAACAACTCCCTTGCTGGCAATCCTGTAATAATGTAA
- the purH gene encoding bifunctional phosphoribosylaminoimidazolecarboxamide formyltransferase/IMP cyclohydrolase, which translates to MAKITRALISVSDKTGIVEFSRELAGYGVEILSTGGTAKLLREAGLKVKDVSEFTGFPEMLDGRVKTLHPKVHGGLLGMRGNPEHVATMKAHGIEPIDMVVVNLYPFEATVAKPDCTLEDAIENIDIGGPTMLRSAAKNNADVTVVVDHNDYRLVLDEMKAAGGGVSKETNFRLAVKVYQHTAAYDGAISNWLGARTGEGVAAYPDTLTLQFKKAQGMRYGENPHQSAAFYVERDVKEASVATARQLQGKELSYNNIGDTDAALECVKQFAEGPGCVIVKHANPCGVAIGDTLLDAYDRAYKTDPESAFGGIIAFNGELDEATAKAIVERQFVEVIIAPKVSAKASEVVAAKKNVRLLECGTWQKEPMPRLDFKRVNGGLLVQYTDLALHGELKVVTKRAPTEKEMIDLLFTWRVAKFVKSNAIVYGKDGMTIGVGAGQMSRVNSARIAAIKAEHAGLPVAGSVMASDAFFPFRDGLDNAAAVGITAVIQPGGSMRDEEVIAAADEHGMAMVFTSMRHFRH; encoded by the coding sequence ATGGCAAAGATTACCCGTGCGCTGATCAGCGTATCTGACAAGACCGGCATCGTCGAGTTCTCCAGGGAACTGGCCGGCTATGGCGTTGAAATTCTCTCTACCGGCGGTACTGCCAAGCTGCTGCGGGAGGCGGGTCTAAAGGTCAAGGACGTTTCGGAGTTTACCGGTTTTCCGGAAATGCTAGACGGACGCGTCAAGACCCTCCATCCAAAGGTTCACGGCGGCCTCCTCGGCATGCGGGGGAATCCTGAACACGTGGCAACCATGAAGGCGCACGGCATCGAGCCGATCGACATGGTGGTCGTCAACCTTTACCCCTTCGAGGCGACCGTTGCCAAGCCGGACTGCACGCTTGAGGACGCCATCGAGAACATCGATATCGGCGGTCCGACCATGCTCCGTTCGGCAGCCAAGAACAACGCAGATGTGACTGTTGTCGTCGATCACAACGACTATCGGCTGGTGCTGGATGAAATGAAGGCTGCGGGAGGCGGCGTGTCGAAGGAGACCAACTTCCGCCTGGCGGTAAAGGTCTACCAGCACACCGCAGCCTATGACGGTGCGATCTCCAACTGGTTGGGAGCCCGGACCGGCGAAGGGGTTGCCGCATACCCCGACACCCTGACTCTCCAGTTCAAAAAGGCCCAGGGGATGCGTTACGGCGAGAATCCCCACCAGTCGGCAGCTTTCTATGTGGAGCGGGACGTCAAGGAGGCGTCGGTCGCTACTGCACGGCAGCTCCAGGGGAAAGAGCTTTCCTACAACAACATCGGCGACACCGATGCCGCCCTGGAGTGCGTGAAACAGTTCGCTGAAGGGCCGGGCTGCGTCATCGTCAAGCATGCAAACCCATGCGGGGTCGCGATCGGCGATACGCTTCTGGACGCCTACGATCGTGCCTACAAGACCGATCCCGAGTCCGCTTTCGGCGGAATCATTGCCTTCAACGGCGAACTGGACGAGGCGACGGCCAAAGCCATTGTCGAGCGGCAGTTCGTTGAGGTTATCATCGCCCCCAAGGTTTCCGCAAAGGCGAGCGAGGTGGTTGCTGCCAAGAAGAACGTGCGTCTTCTGGAGTGCGGCACGTGGCAGAAGGAACCGATGCCGCGACTGGATTTCAAGCGTGTCAACGGAGGTCTCCTGGTCCAGTATACGGATCTCGCCCTCCACGGGGAGCTGAAGGTCGTGACCAAGCGGGCTCCGACGGAAAAGGAGATGATCGACCTTCTTTTCACCTGGCGGGTAGCCAAGTTCGTCAAATCCAACGCCATTGTCTACGGCAAGGACGGCATGACCATCGGCGTCGGCGCGGGGCAGATGAGCCGGGTCAACTCGGCCCGCATTGCGGCCATCAAGGCGGAACATGCCGGCCTTCCTGTAGCCGGTTCGGTGATGGCTTCCGACGCCTTCTTCCCGTTCCGCGACGGGTTGGATAATGCAGCTGCGGTTGGCATCACCGCCGTCATCCAGCCGGGTGGGAGCATGCGCGACGAGGAAGTGATCGCAGCAGCCGATGAACACGGCATGGCGATGGTGTTTACTTCCATGAGGCATTTCAGGCATTGA
- a CDS encoding ASKHA domain-containing protein, which produces MKLSKPVAVAIDVGTTTIAASLLDCESGERLAMTGSLNPQREFGADVVSRLAAAVSSADNLFRMSKLINAELERLTVKLLDDCGAARRDLRCIGIAGNPAIEHLLLGLSVKSLAFPPYRPLFSAGKTMTTASLGWGLDLDAYIFPLPGGFVGGDLVAFLYGEGVCAAHSTQHAARLYLDLGTNGELALVAGGKIYATSAAAGPAFEGGNLACGMAALPGAISGVSFAGDKVGIATIGNEAPTGICGSGVIAAVAGLLEAGILDQSGRLLEADEIPSNLANHVRNVDGETGFVFYRDARRTIYLSQGDIRQVQLAKGAIRAGMEVLLQRAGISGDSIQEVVLTGSFGAILSPEHLKNVGIFSENMVKNAGFVHEGALRGVEKAICAGDDFAALDRLAESIKVIPLSGTPAFEKHFLEHMNFPKLQNGA; this is translated from the coding sequence TTGAAATTGTCTAAGCCTGTCGCAGTCGCCATTGATGTGGGCACCACGACCATTGCCGCATCGCTTCTGGACTGCGAAAGCGGTGAGCGATTGGCGATGACTGGCAGCCTCAATCCGCAGCGGGAATTCGGCGCGGATGTGGTGTCGCGCCTTGCCGCGGCGGTAAGCTCCGCTGATAACCTCTTCAGGATGAGCAAGCTCATCAATGCCGAGCTGGAACGCTTGACCGTAAAACTCCTCGACGACTGCGGCGCAGCCCGCCGCGATTTGCGTTGCATAGGGATTGCCGGGAATCCGGCCATAGAACACCTGCTCCTGGGGCTTTCCGTGAAATCCCTTGCCTTCCCCCCCTACCGCCCACTTTTTTCTGCCGGCAAAACCATGACTACCGCCTCCCTCGGCTGGGGCCTGGATCTGGATGCATATATTTTCCCCCTGCCGGGCGGATTCGTCGGCGGCGACCTGGTGGCCTTTCTCTACGGCGAAGGCGTTTGCGCAGCACACAGCACGCAGCACGCAGCACGTCTTTATCTGGATCTCGGCACAAATGGCGAGCTTGCCCTTGTGGCCGGAGGAAAAATTTATGCAACTTCCGCCGCCGCCGGTCCAGCCTTCGAGGGGGGGAACCTGGCGTGCGGCATGGCTGCTCTGCCGGGGGCAATAAGCGGAGTAAGCTTTGCCGGCGATAAGGTCGGGATTGCCACCATCGGCAATGAAGCGCCGACCGGAATCTGCGGTTCAGGGGTCATCGCCGCCGTGGCCGGACTGCTTGAAGCGGGAATACTCGATCAGAGCGGCAGGCTGCTCGAAGCAGATGAAATTCCCTCCAACCTGGCCAATCATGTCCGGAACGTGGACGGGGAAACCGGCTTTGTGTTTTACCGCGACGCGAGGCGCACCATCTATCTAAGCCAGGGCGATATCCGCCAGGTGCAACTGGCAAAGGGGGCGATCAGGGCCGGGATGGAAGTCCTGCTCCAGCGCGCCGGCATATCGGGCGACTCAATTCAGGAAGTCGTACTGACCGGTTCTTTCGGCGCGATACTCTCTCCTGAACATCTAAAAAACGTTGGAATTTTCAGTGAAAACATGGTAAAAAATGCCGGGTTTGTCCATGAGGGGGCTTTGCGCGGCGTGGAAAAGGCGATCTGCGCAGGCGACGACTTTGCTGCTCTGGACAGGCTTGCCGAGTCAATCAAGGTTATCCCCCTGTCAGGCACACCTGCCTTCGAGAAACACTTTCTCGAGCACATGAATTTCCCAAAGTTGCAAAACGGTGCATAG
- the purD gene encoding phosphoribosylamine--glycine ligase yields MKVLVIGSGGREHALVWKIAQSPLVEKVYCAPGNPGIGTIAENVDIKVDDLSGLLSFAKKEDIALTVVGPELPLSLGIVDLFEEYGLKVFGAQKNAAIIEASKAFSKDLMRKYNVPTAAYEVFTEVEPAIAFIDRTGVPIVIKADGLAAGKGVIIAQTRDEAVAAVTDMLSGNSFGAAGSRVVIEEFLKGEEASFLAFTDGKNIIPLASAQDHKAVYDGDTGPNTGGMGAYSPAPVVTPAIHEKAMQEVMRRTVDGMAAEGRPYRGVLYAGLMIDGESVKTLEFNARFGDPECQPLLMRMKSDIVPILLAVAEKDISRVQIEWHDKAAVCVVMAAEGYPGDYPRGDEIHGLDDAAKIQDLFVFHAGTALDKDKFVTNGGRVLGVTALGPTVKEAIDRAYQGVSLISWRGAHYRKDIGKKALAR; encoded by the coding sequence ATGAAAGTTCTTGTAATCGGCAGCGGCGGGCGTGAGCATGCCCTCGTCTGGAAGATAGCGCAATCTCCGCTTGTGGAAAAGGTTTACTGTGCACCGGGAAATCCCGGTATCGGCACGATTGCGGAGAATGTCGACATCAAGGTTGATGATCTCTCCGGGCTCCTCTCCTTTGCCAAAAAAGAGGATATAGCGCTCACCGTGGTGGGACCGGAATTGCCGCTTTCTCTGGGGATCGTCGATCTTTTTGAAGAATACGGTCTTAAAGTATTCGGAGCGCAAAAAAATGCCGCGATCATCGAGGCGAGCAAGGCGTTTTCCAAGGACCTGATGAGAAAATATAACGTGCCGACTGCTGCCTATGAGGTCTTTACCGAGGTCGAACCGGCGATAGCCTTTATCGACAGGACAGGGGTGCCGATCGTCATCAAGGCGGATGGTCTGGCGGCCGGGAAAGGGGTCATCATCGCCCAGACGCGAGACGAGGCGGTGGCAGCGGTGACCGACATGCTTTCAGGCAACTCATTCGGTGCAGCCGGCTCCCGGGTTGTCATCGAGGAATTCCTCAAAGGGGAGGAGGCCTCGTTTCTTGCCTTTACCGATGGGAAAAACATTATACCCCTTGCCAGCGCCCAGGATCACAAGGCTGTTTATGATGGTGATACCGGACCGAATACGGGGGGGATGGGGGCGTATTCACCTGCCCCGGTCGTAACCCCGGCCATCCATGAAAAGGCCATGCAGGAGGTTATGCGCCGTACAGTCGACGGCATGGCGGCGGAAGGGCGTCCTTACCGGGGTGTGCTCTATGCCGGGCTGATGATCGACGGCGAAAGTGTCAAGACCCTCGAATTCAATGCCCGCTTCGGCGATCCGGAGTGTCAGCCTCTGCTGATGAGGATGAAATCCGATATTGTCCCCATCTTGTTGGCTGTTGCCGAAAAAGATATCAGCAGGGTGCAAATCGAGTGGCATGATAAAGCGGCGGTCTGCGTGGTTATGGCAGCTGAGGGTTATCCGGGGGATTATCCCAGGGGTGATGAGATTCATGGCTTGGACGATGCGGCAAAAATTCAGGATCTGTTTGTGTTCCATGCCGGCACGGCTCTCGATAAAGACAAATTCGTCACCAATGGCGGCCGGGTGCTGGGTGTCACGGCTTTGGGCCCGACCGTGAAAGAGGCCATAGACCGGGCATATCAGGGGGTTTCTCTCATCTCGTGGCGGGGGGCGCATTATCGGAAGGACATTGGAAAGAAGGCCCTGGCCAGGTAA
- the purE gene encoding 5-(carboxyamino)imidazole ribonucleotide mutase, with protein sequence MNPPQVLIVMGSDSDLPVMGEAAKVLTEFDVPFEMRISSAHRSPRRTGLLASEAEDRGVKVVIAGAGMAAHLAGVVAAETTLPVIGVPIGGGALNGVDALYSTVQMPGGIPVATMAIGRAGAKNAAILAVQILALADVSLAAKLKSYRAQMAQEVDEKDKQLNAGNAC encoded by the coding sequence ATGAACCCACCACAGGTATTGATTGTCATGGGCAGCGACTCTGATCTCCCGGTAATGGGAGAGGCGGCAAAGGTCCTCACGGAATTCGACGTCCCCTTTGAGATGCGCATTTCTTCTGCGCACCGCTCACCTCGCCGGACTGGCTTGCTTGCTTCGGAAGCTGAAGATCGCGGCGTAAAGGTCGTTATCGCCGGGGCCGGAATGGCGGCCCATCTGGCCGGGGTTGTAGCTGCCGAAACGACTTTGCCGGTTATCGGCGTGCCGATCGGCGGCGGCGCTCTAAACGGCGTTGATGCCCTTTATTCCACGGTACAGATGCCCGGCGGTATTCCGGTGGCAACTATGGCGATCGGCAGGGCAGGCGCCAAGAACGCGGCTATTCTTGCGGTGCAGATCCTGGCCCTTGCTGACGTCAGTCTGGCGGCAAAGCTCAAGTCATACCGCGCACAGATGGCGCAGGAAGTCGACGAGAAGGATAAACAATTGAACGCCGGCAATGCCTGCTGA
- the ccsB gene encoding c-type cytochrome biogenesis protein CcsB: MSSSMLFNVTTISYMASTVIFLAYLASKNKTVGFAGTLAAIFGFVVQTTAIALRWKESYDLGRGHAPLSNLFESVVFFSWTIILIFLLLDFKYKYRAVGFFVVPFALLGMAWAQLGLDSGIEPLVPALQSNWLLYHVITCFLGYAAFAVACGLSIMYLIRERQEDSSAGSPAGGIISMFPSVKVLDDLNYKAIMIGFPLLTLGIVTGAAWANYAWGTYWSWDPKETWSLIVWFVYAAFLHARITRGWVGRRAAILSVVGFAATIFCYLGVNLFLSGLHSYGK, translated from the coding sequence ATGTCCAGTTCCATGCTGTTTAACGTCACGACAATTTCATACATGGCTTCAACGGTGATATTCCTGGCCTACCTTGCCAGCAAGAACAAGACCGTCGGTTTTGCCGGCACGCTTGCGGCAATTTTCGGGTTTGTGGTCCAGACTACCGCCATCGCGTTGCGTTGGAAAGAGTCTTACGACCTGGGACGTGGCCATGCGCCGCTCTCCAACCTCTTCGAGTCGGTGGTCTTTTTCTCCTGGACCATTATTCTTATTTTTCTCCTTCTCGACTTCAAGTATAAATACCGTGCCGTCGGTTTCTTTGTCGTCCCTTTTGCCCTGTTGGGGATGGCATGGGCGCAGCTCGGCCTCGATAGCGGCATAGAGCCGTTGGTTCCGGCTTTGCAGAGTAACTGGTTGTTATATCACGTGATAACCTGCTTCCTCGGCTATGCGGCCTTTGCCGTTGCCTGTGGCCTTTCCATCATGTATCTGATACGGGAAAGGCAGGAAGATTCCTCCGCCGGCTCGCCGGCCGGCGGGATTATTTCCATGTTCCCTTCCGTCAAGGTATTGGATGATCTCAACTATAAAGCGATCATGATCGGCTTTCCGCTTTTGACCCTCGGCATAGTTACCGGCGCCGCATGGGCCAATTATGCCTGGGGGACCTATTGGAGTTGGGACCCGAAAGAAACCTGGTCGTTGATCGTCTGGTTCGTCTATGCTGCATTCCTTCATGCCCGCATCACCAGGGGCTGGGTCGGAAGAAGGGCGGCCATTCTTTCCGTGGTCGGCTTTGCTGCCACCATATTCTGCTACCTTGGTGTTAATCTCTTCTTGTCGGGACTGCACAGTTACGGCAAGTAA
- a CDS encoding cytochrome c7: protein MKKIIVAVALTLSCAVAAMAADTITLPAKNGNVTFNHKKHQEALKDCKACHEKAPGKIEGFGKDAAHKLCKGCHETKKAGPTKCGECHKK, encoded by the coding sequence ATGAAAAAGATTATTGTTGCGGTTGCATTGACACTTTCCTGTGCAGTAGCTGCCATGGCGGCTGATACCATTACCCTGCCTGCAAAGAACGGTAACGTAACTTTCAACCACAAGAAGCACCAGGAAGCTCTCAAGGACTGCAAAGCCTGTCACGAGAAAGCTCCCGGCAAGATTGAAGGCTTCGGCAAGGATGCGGCTCACAAGCTCTGCAAAGGCTGCCACGAAACGAAAAAGGCCGGCCCGACCAAGTGCGGAGAGTGCCACAAGAAGTAA
- the resB gene encoding cytochrome c biogenesis protein ResB, protein MTTNKRGFAQMLWDFFCSLKLSIALLIGLALTSIIGTVIPQAPVPQEYIQSISTVKLQMYDKLGFFDMYHSWWFILLLYLLTVNLVACSIKRLPRVWKIISEPTLIMDEGFERSLSLTREFKISGGAAALKDKMAAFLKGEFAEPVITEVNGEYHLFAQKNPYCRLGVYVVHLSIIIIFIGALIGSFFGYKAYVNIAEGTSVNTVESRSGKSIDLGFAVKCEKFAVAFYDTGAPKEFKSILTVLQDGKPVPGYENVKVIVNDPLTYKGITFYQSSYGAAGDAVYHFSVRNRNGGQAVPVVAHQDERVSLPDGSFLQIIGVAPEVGNDFPGCPGPGAKLEITRPNGEKQYAIVLLNSNCRDFDEKRGSDLIFTFDGKDEKFFTGLQVAKDPGVWVVWLGCALMVVGICMAFFMSHKRVWLRVANGRVTIGGTASKNPAGFELAFDELTEKLGKQ, encoded by the coding sequence TTGACTACAAACAAACGCGGATTTGCACAAATGCTGTGGGATTTTTTCTGCTCTCTTAAACTTTCCATCGCCCTCCTCATCGGACTTGCCTTGACGTCGATAATCGGTACCGTCATCCCCCAGGCGCCGGTTCCGCAAGAGTACATCCAGAGCATAAGCACCGTAAAGCTGCAAATGTACGACAAGCTCGGCTTTTTCGATATGTACCATTCCTGGTGGTTTATCCTTCTTCTCTATCTGTTGACGGTAAACCTGGTGGCTTGTTCGATCAAGAGGCTGCCGCGGGTCTGGAAGATAATCTCCGAGCCGACCCTGATCATGGATGAAGGTTTTGAAAGGTCCCTGTCACTGACCCGTGAATTCAAGATTTCGGGTGGGGCCGCGGCACTCAAGGATAAAATGGCGGCGTTTCTTAAGGGTGAGTTTGCCGAACCGGTGATTACCGAGGTGAACGGCGAGTACCACCTTTTTGCCCAGAAAAACCCCTATTGCCGTCTGGGGGTATATGTTGTACATCTGAGTATCATTATCATCTTTATTGGCGCTCTCATCGGTTCGTTTTTTGGCTATAAGGCCTACGTGAATATTGCTGAGGGGACCAGCGTAAATACGGTTGAGAGCCGCTCCGGCAAGAGCATAGATCTCGGTTTTGCCGTGAAGTGCGAGAAGTTTGCCGTTGCATTTTACGACACCGGCGCGCCCAAGGAGTTCAAGAGCATCCTGACCGTCTTGCAGGATGGCAAGCCGGTTCCCGGCTACGAAAATGTCAAGGTCATCGTCAATGATCCGCTGACGTACAAGGGGATCACCTTTTACCAGTCCTCGTACGGTGCTGCAGGTGACGCCGTTTACCATTTCTCCGTGAGAAACAGAAACGGCGGCCAGGCTGTGCCGGTAGTCGCCCACCAGGATGAACGGGTATCCCTGCCGGACGGAAGCTTCCTGCAGATCATCGGTGTGGCGCCGGAGGTCGGTAATGACTTTCCCGGCTGTCCGGGGCCAGGGGCAAAACTGGAAATTACCCGGCCAAACGGCGAAAAGCAATACGCAATAGTACTGCTTAACTCCAATTGCCGTGATTTCGATGAAAAACGCGGCAGCGATCTCATCTTCACCTTTGACGGTAAGGACGAGAAGTTCTTTACCGGTCTCCAGGTCGCTAAGGACCCGGGGGTATGGGTGGTCTGGCTCGGCTGCGCATTAATGGTGGTCGGCATCTGCATGGCATTTTTCATGTCTCATAAACGCGTTTGGTTGCGGGTTGCGAATGGACGCGTTACAATTGGCGGCACCGCCAGCAAGAATCCTGCAGGTTTCGAACTTGCCTTTGACGAACTTACTGAAAAACTTGGCAAGCAGTGA